GACGGCACTTTCATCAAACAGGTTATTGGCCGCAACATACAGTTCAACCCGGCCAATGGTTTTGGCATACCTGGCATTCAGCACCCAAAAGGCATCATCCTCATTGGTGTTGGCATAGTTAAAATAGCGTTTGCCCGTGTATACGGGGCTTATTGAAATATCCCCTAACATTTTTTGTGTATATCCCAGTTTGAAGGAAAACATAATATCCGGTACGCCAACCATTTTTTTGCCTGAATAATCAACGCCCTGACTGATAAATTCATCGAATTTGGATTCTTGATAGGTGAAACTGGTTGAGGCGTATAACCCATTGCGGAATTTTGCATTAACGCCCAGTTCCACCCCCTTTGAGCTGGTCTGCCCGGCATTTTCATATTGTGCATCCGGATCAGCGCTTTGCCTGACGAACTTATCGGTTACCTCTTGCCAGAAAAGGGCCAGGTTATAATCTATCCCATTTGAAATATTGCCGCGCAGGCCCACTTCATAGGAGCGCAGCCTTTCTGGATCCAGGTCTCCATTGGTATACCATTGCGCAAGGCGAACCGGGCTTTTAATGCCGCTGTTGAACCCGGCAAACAGGTTGGCCTGGTCACACAGTTGATAGGTAAAGCCGAATTTGGGGCTGAAATCGCCTTTTTTTTGTGCCCAGGCGGTGCTGTTGGCAGTATTCGCGGTTTGCTCCAGGTCAAAATAATCGTAACGAATCCCCGCAGTCACCGTTAGTGCGTCGGTGATGCGCAGCTCATCCTGCAGATATCCTGCATAACTGATGTCTTTGCGTGAAAAAGACTTATTAAGTGCGCCCACATCGGAAAAGCTGGTTGCCGTATATCTTTTTACATCAATGTCATGGTAACGATACTCTGTGCCGACAACAAGTTTGTTGGCCATGTCCCCAATGTCATGATTGAAGGTCATGTTCACTTCCGGATGGGCCTGCCACGCTTCTACGTCATTATAACCACTCCAGTACATCTGGTAATTTGACGTCTGCAACTCCATTTTGCCCATCAATTCATGGGGCCCCCGTTGTTGCCTATACACAAGTGCCCCCAGTGATTCTTCGGTTTCATAGTATTTGTCAGGCCCGCTGTTCGGATTCCGGGACGGATCCTGGTCGAACTGCTCCCGGGTCAGTCCTGTGGTGTAAATTCCCTTTGAGTCTTTGTAGGACCCATGGAAGGTTAATTGTGCATCGTCATTCAATGCATAGCCCACTTTGCCGTATACATTGTTCCCATCATAATATCCGTCATCCTGATAGGAATCTTCGCGTACCATGGAGGCATCCAGGTAATAATCCCAATTTCCCCGGGTCCCATTGAGCACACTATACCCATTGCCGCCGCCCAAACTGGTGAACGCCAGACCGGCTTTGGCTTCCACGGGATCTTTTGCCTTACGCGTGATGATATTGATAACTCCGCCAAGGGCATTGTCCCCGTACTCGGCTGACGGGGTTTTAGTTACTTCAATGCGCTCGATATCATGTATCGCCAGTCTACCGGCCCTTACATATCCGTTCCCTCTGTTAAACTCCACGCCGTTAATCATCACCTTTGTCCCCCACGGCGAAATTTCATTGCCCCGGGTGCTGATGCCGACTTCGGCATTTCCCCCGCCACTGCCGTTTGCGGGGAAATAGAGCCCTGGTATGTTGGCCTCTTGCAGCACGGTCAATGCATTGTAATGGCCCGGATACTTTTCAATCTCTTCATGGGTTATGACGGTGATATTGGTGGGGATTTTATCCACTTCTGTGGACATCTTGGTGGCTGTAACGACGATGTCACCAATCTGTACATCCGTTTTGTCTTCTTTTGCCCATGACGGCAGCACGGGAATTAGGATTGTTATGATCATAATATTGGCAAGGCAAACTATTAAACCGGTATGGCTGCACAATTTTTTATATAGGGTAGGGTTCTTCATGTTTTTTCTCCAGACTTTGCATTGATTTCATTAAAATTGAAGTGCTTGTAGGAAAGAGCTAAAAATGATAGCGGATGCCGAGACCGGCGGTTAATGGATCGCCGAACTCGGCCCTTGACTTTGAAGAATTTGAATTGTAACTGACGATATATTCCTCATCAGTTAAATTTTTCCCATATACATAAAAATCCCAGTCACCTGTTCTATATCCGATTTTTGCATTAAACGTGATATAGGCGTCTTCTTTGACAAAATCTTTTTCAGAGTCAGCATAAAAAGCGGTTTCACCAACCGCCCTCATATCAACACGTCCGTAGAATCCATTGGGATGTCTATAGGAAACGCCGGCCGTCGCCGTGTAGGAAGGGGTGTTCTCGATATCCTGCCCATCAAAGGATATCCCGTTTCCGGCATCATATGTATCATATTCCGCCTCTATAAGCCCCAATGAACCGGTCAGCTCAATGGTATCGGTGAGTTTGTAAACAAGTTCCAGTTCAAGACCCTGGGAATGGCCGCTGTCAGCATTATCCGTATAAAAATTTACCCCATCTGATTTATAGACATGGACATCCTCAATATCCATATAAAACAAGGTTGCTGCCAACCTAAACCGATTCACACTCCCTTTGATCCCCAATTCGTAATTTGCTGATTTTTGGGAATCAAAGGAGTTGTCCTCGGTTGTGCCGGAAGAGGCAAAATAGTTAAACCCGCCCGGCATGTACCCCTGGGAATATGAGACATAAGTCTGCCAGTTATCGCTTAGGCGATAAGAAAGCGCCGCCTTGGGTAAAAAGACATCCCACGTTTTGTCTCCGGAGAAGGAAAAATAGGGTGCCCCGGTGGTTCCCACCGGCAGATAATACATATCCAGATCAATCTCTTTATCAATATGTTGATACCGGCCGCCCAGGGTCAGCTCAAATTGCTTTCCCAGAGGTATCATTGCCTGGCCAAATACCGCATAGGTGGTGCTGTCGGTATCCGACTCGGCATTAAAATCAAAATTTCCATAAAACGTTCCTGAATCGTCATAATAGGGATATTGCATACCATAAGGGCCCTGTTTATGATTTTCCGAATCCAGGTAAAGACCGGCTACCCAGCGGGTACCGCTCTCATTGTTGCTTGAAATGCGCAGCTCCTGGGTGTAGCTTTCGGTTTCACTATAGTCATACATGATCAGCCCGTCATAATAGTTGCCGGCCAGGTAATCCGCATCGTAATCGCCTTCGATCTCCCGTTTTTTGTGTGTTGTGGTAGACGTAAGGGTGACTGCGTCAAATGCATAGCTCAAATACAGGCTTTGTGAAAAACAATCAATGTCATTTACGGTGGGCATATCAAAGTTGACTTCTTCAGCATCATCCCTGTTAAATTTACTGATATCCGTTCCGGCAGGCAATGCATAACCATCTATCCATGATATACTTTGGTTGTCCATGGCAAGCGTCAGCCTTGCCGAAAGCCTGTCGGTTGGTGTGTATAAAAGGTAGCCACTGAATTGCTGCTTATCAAACGCATTCCCATCCGTACTTGATTGGGCATTGGTGTTTTCGATCCACCCGTCATCCTGCTCGTATTTACCGTTGATGCCCATGAAAAGGGTATCTGCAATGAGCGAACCATTCATATTGAATATGCCCTGCATATAGTTGTAACTGCCGTATTCGGCACCAATCATGCCCTGCCATTTATTTTCCGGCATTTTGGTGACGATGTTAATAACCCCGCCAATGGCATCCTTTCCATACAGCGCTCCCTGGGGGCCGCGCAGCACCTCGACCCGCTCCACATTGGCCAGGGATGCGTCAAATCCATACCGGCTTATGATTGGTACCCCGTCAATATAAATGACCACGGGATTATTATTGGTGAACATAGAGGTATTCAGCCCGCGGAAACTTACCGCGTTTCCACTGCCGCTTTGCGTTACGGTCATGTTGGGGATTTCCTTGATAACGTCAGGAACATCGGTGATGCCCTTTTCCTCTAAAAGGAGCTCATTCATAACGGTGATACTCTGGGGAACTTTTTGAACATCCTCCTCTACTTTATTGGCAGTAACTATAATACTTTGCGTTACCACCTTATTTTCCGTATCCCCGGCCCATAATGGCGAAAGCGCTAAAAACAAATCGAAACACATGTAGTAGACCAACAGCACAACTTTTTTTCGGTACATATTTGGCTCCTTTACTATTAGGTGTTATATATAAAAGTTAGAGCCTCCTAACATGGTGCTGCGGGAACTTCTACCCGGATCGGGAGTATTTATGCCCGAATCGGGAATAAATGAATTATTTGGGGTGGGAAGGGTGGTCGGCCTATGGCTGCTATTCGGAATGAAATTTTCTAAGATATCCGGGAAGCCGGTTAAACATCTCTACAGGGGTCTTGGGAAGATGCTGATTGTCAATAAATAGATTTTGGCTTTTGCTGTCGGGGCTGGAAAGATCAATAACCTCCCCCGGTTTTTCAATCGTATGGCCGGCCTCATCGGTGAATATGATAACCTCGGGCCCTTGGCTGTTTATCACGTAGACCGACTGCCCGTTTTGCAACGTCAGAATGCTTCCCTCGGGACAGGTTCCGAGCTCTTTGACGAAAGCATAGAGAATCAACTGCAATATCGGATCTCGTCCTGAATAGTTCCGGAAAATCGTATTGACCACCTTGGTTGGATTCATCGCTTCGCCGTAGCTTCGTTTCAAGGTCATGGCACTGTATATATCCGCTAATTTACAGATTTTAACATAGGGCGGCAGGTCTGAAGTGGATTGATAAACAGGATAAGCATTTTTTTCGTTAGGATAGATTTCTGCGTGGTGGTATTTAATAATATTTTCTAAATAGACATCGTACATCTCGTTCATTTTTAAGAAAAGTGTTCCGTATACCCCGGCATGTTTTTGTATTTCTCTGAGTTCATTACGGTTTAATTCACTTTTTTTATTCAGCAGGGAATCCGGTATCATTATTTTGCCCATATCGTGGATGAGATAGCCCATGGAGATGGTACGCACAGATTCCGGGGGATAGTAAAAAAACGGTGCCATCTCTTCCTGTTTGGCATGTTTCAGATTTTCTTTAAATTTGGCTGTGAGCATATTTTTGATATACCGGGAAAAAAGTGTGTTGAAGCGTTTCAATACACTGGTTCCGATATAGCAGACGCCCAATGAATGTTGAAAGAGATAATCATCTGTGGAGAAATAGTCTTTTGTGCTGTTAAGAATCAACCGATCCGTCTCAGAGAGCATTGTCATGATCTTTTCTATAGCACTAACGCTTTTTCTAAAGTCTATTCTGTCCGATGTCTCTTGTTCTTCTTCTTTTTTTTTCTGGGTGTCTCTGTTAAATAGTCGTTTTTGACTTTTAACCAGTTCGCTGAACAGTTGTTGGGCTTGTTGGTATTTTTCCAGGAAAATTTTTTTCGCTTCCGTTATCTCAAGCATTTTCTGTTCAACGTTAACGGACATTATTTAGTTCCTTTCCTTTGCATTTGGAAAATACGATGAAAGATTAATTAATTTATTTATAGCCGCTTTTAGGTGGTTAGGGCAAGCTTTGAATCGTAAAATTTCGCCATGTTAAAAAAATACGGTAAAGCCTGTAAAGTCCCGGCCAAGGTCGCTAAGGGAGACAAGCTTAAAAAATGAGCAGCGTTGATCTCACACTGCTCATTCGCACATCCAGCTACAAAAAGAGAGGATTAAAACCGATAGCGCAAGCCGACACCAACGGTCAACGGTTGCCCGAAGCCAGCCAGCATCAGTGTTGAATTAGATATAAAATCGGTAATATACTCTTCGTCTGTCAGGTTTTTTCCGTACACATAAAAATCCCATCCACCGGTTTGATATCCGATTTTTGCATCAAAAACAGTGTATGCACCTTCCCGGACAAAGGTTTTATCGGCATCATCATAAAAAGCGGTTTCGCCTTTCGCCCGCATGTCAATACGCCCATACAGTCCACTGGGGTGTCTATAGGAGACACCGGCGGTTGCCGTGTATGAAGGGGTATTCTCGATATCCTGTCCATCAAAGGATATGCCGTCTCCGGCATCATAGGAATCGTACTCCGCCTCTATAAATCCTATTGAGCCGGTCAGTTCAATGGTGTCGGTGAGTTGGTAGGCCAGCTCCAGCTCAA
This window of the uncultured Desulfobacter sp. genome carries:
- a CDS encoding TonB-dependent receptor, whose product is MKNPTLYKKLCSHTGLIVCLANIMIITILIPVLPSWAKEDKTDVQIGDIVVTATKMSTEVDKIPTNITVITHEEIEKYPGHYNALTVLQEANIPGLYFPANGSGGGNAEVGISTRGNEISPWGTKVMINGVEFNRGNGYVRAGRLAIHDIERIEVTKTPSAEYGDNALGGVINIITRKAKDPVEAKAGLAFTSLGGGNGYSVLNGTRGNWDYYLDASMVREDSYQDDGYYDGNNVYGKVGYALNDDAQLTFHGSYKDSKGIYTTGLTREQFDQDPSRNPNSGPDKYYETEESLGALVYRQQRGPHELMGKMELQTSNYQMYWSGYNDVEAWQAHPEVNMTFNHDIGDMANKLVVGTEYRYHDIDVKRYTATSFSDVGALNKSFSRKDISYAGYLQDELRITDALTVTAGIRYDYFDLEQTANTANSTAWAQKKGDFSPKFGFTYQLCDQANLFAGFNSGIKSPVRLAQWYTNGDLDPERLRSYEVGLRGNISNGIDYNLALFWQEVTDKFVRQSADPDAQYENAGQTSSKGVELGVNAKFRNGLYASTSFTYQESKFDEFISQGVDYSGKKMVGVPDIMFSFKLGYTQKMLGDISISPVYTGKRYFNYANTNEDDAFWVLNARYAKTIGRVELYVAANNLFDESAVGSGSGNPGNETLYPITGFSTIAGVNVTF
- a CDS encoding TonB-dependent receptor — translated: MYRKKVVLLVYYMCFDLFLALSPLWAGDTENKVVTQSIIVTANKVEEDVQKVPQSITVMNELLLEEKGITDVPDVIKEIPNMTVTQSGSGNAVSFRGLNTSMFTNNNPVVIYIDGVPIISRYGFDASLANVERVEVLRGPQGALYGKDAIGGVINIVTKMPENKWQGMIGAEYGSYNYMQGIFNMNGSLIADTLFMGINGKYEQDDGWIENTNAQSSTDGNAFDKQQFSGYLLYTPTDRLSARLTLAMDNQSISWIDGYALPAGTDISKFNRDDAEEVNFDMPTVNDIDCFSQSLYLSYAFDAVTLTSTTTHKKREIEGDYDADYLAGNYYDGLIMYDYSETESYTQELRISSNNESGTRWVAGLYLDSENHKQGPYGMQYPYYDDSGTFYGNFDFNAESDTDSTTYAVFGQAMIPLGKQFELTLGGRYQHIDKEIDLDMYYLPVGTTGAPYFSFSGDKTWDVFLPKAALSYRLSDNWQTYVSYSQGYMPGGFNYFASSGTTEDNSFDSQKSANYELGIKGSVNRFRLAATLFYMDIEDVHVYKSDGVNFYTDNADSGHSQGLELELVYKLTDTIELTGSLGLIEAEYDTYDAGNGISFDGQDIENTPSYTATAGVSYRHPNGFYGRVDMRAVGETAFYADSEKDFVKEDAYITFNAKIGYRTGDWDFYVYGKNLTDEEYIVSYNSNSSKSRAEFGDPLTAGLGIRYHF
- a CDS encoding HD domain-containing protein, yielding MSVNVEQKMLEITEAKKIFLEKYQQAQQLFSELVKSQKRLFNRDTQKKKEEEQETSDRIDFRKSVSAIEKIMTMLSETDRLILNSTKDYFSTDDYLFQHSLGVCYIGTSVLKRFNTLFSRYIKNMLTAKFKENLKHAKQEEMAPFFYYPPESVRTISMGYLIHDMGKIMIPDSLLNKKSELNRNELREIQKHAGVYGTLFLKMNEMYDVYLENIIKYHHAEIYPNEKNAYPVYQSTSDLPPYVKICKLADIYSAMTLKRSYGEAMNPTKVVNTIFRNYSGRDPILQLILYAFVKELGTCPEGSILTLQNGQSVYVINSQGPEVIIFTDEAGHTIEKPGEVIDLSSPDSKSQNLFIDNQHLPKTPVEMFNRLPGYLRKFHSE